One window of the Klebsiella sp. WP3-W18-ESBL-02 genome contains the following:
- the gshB gene encoding glutathione synthase yields MIKLGIVMDPIASINIKKDTSFAMLLEAQRRGYELHYMEMNDLYLINGESHARTRLLSVEQNYDKWYEFGHEQEIKLADLDVILMRKDPPFDTEFIYATYILERAEEKGTLIVNKPQSLRDCNEKLFTAWFADLTPETLVTRNKAQLKAFWEKHGDIIMKPLDGMGGASIFRVKEGDPNIGVIAETLTELGSRYCMAQNYLPAIKDGDKRVLVIDGEPVPYCLARIPQGGETRGNLAAGGRGEPRPLSESDWAIARKVGPTLKEKGLIFVGLDIIGDRLTEINVTSPTCVREIEAEYPISITGMLMDAIEKRLQK; encoded by the coding sequence ATGATCAAGCTCGGCATCGTGATGGATCCCATCGCAAGCATTAACATCAAGAAAGACACCAGCTTCGCTATGCTGCTGGAGGCACAACGTCGCGGCTACGAACTCCACTATATGGAGATGAACGATCTGTATCTGATCAACGGCGAGTCGCACGCCCGTACGCGTCTGCTGAGCGTCGAGCAGAACTACGACAAATGGTACGAATTCGGTCATGAGCAGGAAATTAAGCTCGCCGATCTCGACGTGATTCTGATGCGTAAGGATCCGCCATTCGACACCGAATTCATCTATGCCACCTATATTCTTGAGCGCGCTGAAGAGAAAGGTACGCTGATCGTCAACAAGCCGCAGAGCCTGCGCGACTGTAACGAGAAGCTGTTCACCGCGTGGTTCGCCGACCTGACGCCGGAAACGCTGGTCACCCGTAATAAAGCCCAGCTGAAAGCGTTCTGGGAAAAACACGGTGACATCATCATGAAGCCGCTGGACGGCATGGGCGGCGCCTCAATCTTCCGCGTGAAGGAAGGCGATCCGAACATTGGCGTCATTGCCGAAACCCTGACCGAGCTTGGCAGCCGCTACTGCATGGCGCAGAACTACCTGCCGGCAATTAAAGACGGCGACAAACGCGTGCTGGTGATCGACGGTGAGCCGGTACCGTACTGCCTCGCGCGTATTCCGCAGGGTGGCGAAACCCGCGGTAACCTGGCCGCCGGCGGCCGCGGCGAGCCGCGCCCGTTAAGCGAGAGCGACTGGGCTATCGCCCGTAAAGTCGGCCCGACGCTGAAGGAGAAAGGGCTTATCTTCGTCGGTCTGGATATTATCGGCGATCGTCTGACGGAAATTAACGTCACCAGCCCAACCTGCGTGCGGGAAATTGAAGCGGAATATCCGATTTCTATCACCGGTATGCTGATGGACGCCATCGAAAAACGTCTGCAAAAATAA